A stretch of the Lolium perenne isolate Kyuss_39 chromosome 3, Kyuss_2.0, whole genome shotgun sequence genome encodes the following:
- the LOC139829906 gene encoding receptor-like protein 6: MAFIRCALLLFLVQLPTLATSSTHGDRNLTPWCHPDQAAALLQLKQSFLYAATTATLLPSWQNGTDCYLWEGVRCDASSGFVTELDLNGYGLYSRHGLDPALFSLKSLQRLDLSMNYLGDYSCNICGNQNFESLTYLTHLNLSNSYLVGQIPIGISKLVNLVSLDLSSHAIFGDGDFTTVDGSFNYLQEPNFESLVANLSNLRELYLDGLQIMSSSGEDWGKAFAKSVPHLQVLSLRRCGLNGPIHHSLASLRSLVAIDLGSNYFPGPVPEFFADFLNLSVLQLSDMELQGWFPQRFFQLKHLRVLDLSSNPNLSGHLPNFSHSNSLDTLRLDGTNFSYYKPSSYTNFKQLRELTLDGKFISKDFLSSVGVLGSLCQLKITWMDSQKYLGSILSWIGDLGNLMSLELYGCNFSWTMSSSIGNLKALRNLKIFDCNLPRPILYEIGNLINLQSLEISGMFGCKLHGSLTSSIGNLTNLRSLYMENCEACGTMPSAVGYLINLRRLEIWGNTIYNW; this comes from the coding sequence ATGGCTTTCATTCGTTGTGCGCTATTGCTCTTTCTTGTACAACTCCCCACGCTAGCTACCTCCAGCACTCACGGTGATCGTAACCTCACACCATGGTGCCATCCTGACCAGGCTGCAGCGCTTCTCCAACTGAAGCAGTCCTTCTTGTATGCAGCAACTACGGCCACTCTCCTTCCGTCATGGCAAAATGGCACCGATTGCTATCTCTGGGAGGGCGTTCGCTGCGATGCTTCGTCTGGTTTTGTCACTGAACTCGATCTCAATGGGTATGGCCTGTACAGTCGTCATGGCTTGGACCCTGCACTTTTTAGCCTCAAATCCCTTCAACGTCTCGACCTTAGCATGAACTATTTAGGGGATTACAGCTGCAACATCTGTGGGAATCAGAATTTCGAGAGCCTCACTTATCTAACCCACCTCAACCTCTCGAATTCGTATTTGGTTGGCCAGATACCTATTGGCATCAGCAAACTCGTTAACCTTGTCTCCCTGGATCTTTCAAGTCATGCAATTTTCGGTGACGGTGATTTTACCACTGTAGATGGCAGTTTTAACTATCTGCAGGAACCAAATTTTGAATCACTAGTAGCTAATCTCAGCAATCTAAGAGAGCTCTACCTAGACGGATTGCAGATAATGTCTAGCAGCGGTGAAGattggggcaaagcttttgcaAAATCTGTTCCTCATCTTCAGGTCCTTAGCTTGAGAAGATGTGGGCTGAATGGTCCTATTCATCATTCACTCGCAAGCCTCCGTTCTCTCGTTgctatcgaccttggatccaattACTTTCCTGGTCCAGTTCCAGAGTTCTTTGCGGATTTTCTCAATTTAAGTGTGCTTCAACTTTCAGATATGGAACTTCAGGGGTGGTTCCCTCAGAGATTTTTTCAGCTCAAACATCTAAGGGTCCTCGATTTGTCCTCAAACCCGAATCTCTCAGGGCATTTGCCAAACTTTTCCCATTCAAATTCTCTAGATACTTTGAGGCTAGATGGGACCAACTTTTCCTATTATAAACcaagttcttataccaatttcaaACAATTGAGGGAGTTAACTCTTGATGGAAAATTTATATCGAAGGATTTTCTCTCTTCAGTCGGTGTACTTGGGTCTTTATGCCAGTTGAAAATCACTTGGATGGACTCACAAAAATATTTGGGATCAATTTTATCATGGATTGGAGACCTCGGGAACTTAATGAGCTTGGAACTCTATGGGTGCAACTTCTCTTGGACAATGTCTTCTTCCATTGGTAACCTGAAGGCCTTAAGAAACTTGAAGATTTTTGATTGCAACCTCCCTAGGCCCATACTGTATGAAATTGGCAATCTCATTAACTTGCAAAGCTTGGAAATATCTGGTATGTTTGGCTGCAAATTACATGGTTCACTTACATCCTCAATAGGCAACCTCACAAATTTAAGAAGCTTGTATATGGAGAATTGTGAGGCTTGCGGGACAATGCCATCTGCAGTTGGTTATCTCATAAACTTGAGAAGGTTGGAGATCTGGGGAAATACCATCTACAATTGGTAA
- the LOC127339150 gene encoding receptor-like protein 9DC3, with protein sequence MPSNISSECTFQTIDLHGNKIEGLLPRALSNCNKLEVFDIRNNLIVDTFPYWLGKLSSLLQIVDLALNNFSGNLNSEWFGQLKSMMAKFNSSGDIVRATNLSGMADFYQDSTEITYKGSYMTFDRILTTLTALDTSNNRLEGTIPELVGRLVSLRLLNISHNAFTGRIPSQLGGMTDLESLDFSCNQLSGDIPHELADLTFLSILNLSENQLVGKIPQSRQFFTFDSNSFRGNLGLCGPPLSNPCGVSPAPPSPGYEDDSSHVDVVLFLFVGLGFGVGFAAAILVRWRRIGEWFVKYTRALRT encoded by the exons ATGCCATCTAATATTTCAAGTGAATGTACTTTCCAGACAATTGATTTACATGGCAATAAGATTGAGGGGCTGCTTCCAAGGGCACTTTCTAACTGCAATAAGTTGGAGGTTTTTGACATTCGAAACAATCTAATAGTTGATACTTTCCCATATTGGCTAGGGAAGCTTTCCAGTCT CTTGCAAATTGTTGATCTTGCCTTGAACAACTTCTCCGGCAATTTGAATTCAGAATGGTTTGGACAGTTGAAATCAATGATGGCTAAGTTCAATAGTAGCGGAGATATTGTCCGTGCTACAAACTTATCAGGTATGGCGGACTTTTACCAAGATTCTACTGAGATCACATACAAGGGGTCCTACATGACATTTGATAGGATATTGACTACCTTAACAGCCCTTGACACCTCAAATAATAGATTGGAAGGTACCATTCCTGAGTTAGTTGGACGGCTTGTTTCACTGCGTCTACTAAACATATCGCACAATGCCTTCACAGGAAGAATTCCATCCCAGCTTGGTGGCATGACTGATCTGGAGTCGTTGGACTTTTCTTGCAACCAACTCTCAGGGGATATTCCGCACGAACTTGCAGATCTCACCTTTCTGAGCATCCTGAACTTGTCTGAGAACCAGTTGGTGGGAAAGATACCACAATCACGCCAGTTCTTCACATTTGACAGTAATTCATTCCGAGGGAACTTGGGACTATGTGGACCGCCATTGTCCAACCCCTGTGGCGTTTCTCCTGCTCCTCCAAGCCCAGGGTACGAGGATGATTCATCTCATGTGGATGTCGTCTTGTTTCTCTTCGTCGGGCTCGGCTTCGGTGTCGGATTCGCTGCTGCCATTCTTGTGAGATGGCGCCGGATCGGCGAGTGGTTTGTTAAATATACGAGAGCTTTGCGGACCTAA